A region of Pleionea litopenaei DNA encodes the following proteins:
- a CDS encoding protein-glutamate methylesterase/protein-glutamine glutaminase, translating to MTKKIKVLIVDDSALIRLLLSEILNSDPEIDVVGVATDPYEARDKIKRTQPDVITLDIEMPKMDGLTFLANLMRLRPMPVVMISTLTEKGADVTLKALELGAFDFVCKPSTDVKGNLNSYAEEICEKVKAAARSRIHPNDLPPTAKPTRYKAVSDTSIQLISIGASTGGTEAIKEVIRRLPTNLPPIVVTQHIPDVFSTSYAKRLNTLTDIEVIEVRERLPLESGKVYIAPGDDHLFVSKSGSGLYANIKKTELVNRHRPSVDVLFLSVLDAVGDKSLNVILTGMGSDGAKGMLALKQAGAINLAQDKESSVVWGMPGSAVALGAVSKVYPLDKMAEAIIKHLK from the coding sequence ATGACTAAAAAGATTAAAGTTCTGATTGTTGATGACTCGGCGTTAATTCGGCTGTTGTTATCAGAGATACTCAATAGTGATCCCGAAATCGATGTAGTCGGGGTCGCGACCGATCCTTATGAAGCTCGAGATAAAATAAAGCGGACGCAACCGGATGTCATTACCCTTGATATTGAGATGCCAAAGATGGATGGTCTTACATTTTTAGCAAACTTAATGCGCCTTCGGCCCATGCCGGTGGTCATGATATCGACGTTAACCGAAAAGGGCGCTGATGTTACTCTAAAAGCGCTTGAGTTAGGCGCATTCGATTTTGTTTGTAAGCCTTCCACCGATGTCAAAGGCAACTTAAATTCCTATGCAGAAGAAATTTGTGAAAAGGTTAAAGCGGCAGCTCGCTCGCGAATACATCCTAATGATCTGCCACCGACGGCTAAACCAACAAGGTATAAAGCGGTCAGCGATACGTCTATCCAGCTTATTTCAATTGGCGCGTCGACGGGAGGCACCGAAGCCATTAAAGAAGTGATCCGCCGCCTACCGACGAATCTTCCTCCCATTGTTGTGACTCAACATATACCAGATGTCTTTTCGACTTCTTATGCCAAGCGACTGAATACGCTCACCGATATCGAAGTAATTGAGGTCAGAGAGCGCTTGCCCTTGGAGAGTGGAAAGGTTTATATTGCTCCCGGTGACGATCATCTTTTTGTAAGCAAGTCCGGTAGTGGCCTGTATGCGAATATCAAAAAGACTGAGTTGGTGAATCGTCATCGTCCCAGTGTTGACGTATTGTTTCTTTCTGTTTTAGACGCCGTCGGAGACAAATCATTGAATGTTATTTTGACTGGGATGGGGAGTGATGGAGCAAAAGGAATGCTCGCTTTGAAACAAGCTGGTGCCATCAATTTGGCTCAAGATAAAGAGTCCAGTGTGGTATGGGGAATGCCCGGATCGGCGGTTGCTCTTGGAGCGGTTTCTAAAGTTTACCCACTTGATAAAATGGCTGAAGCTATTATTAAACACCTAAAGTAA
- a CDS encoding STAS domain-containing protein: MSVSSVKSGNELVIKVSGKFDFSCHQDFRATYEDLPEKPEKYKIDLGETTYLDSSALGMLLLLRDFAGGDNSKVHIVNANSEIKKILSISNFEQLFAID, from the coding sequence ATGTCTGTATCCAGTGTCAAGTCCGGAAATGAGCTGGTCATAAAAGTTTCGGGAAAATTCGACTTTAGTTGCCATCAAGATTTTCGAGCGACCTATGAAGATCTGCCGGAAAAGCCTGAGAAATATAAAATTGATTTAGGAGAAACCACTTACCTAGACTCTTCAGCCTTGGGTATGTTGTTGCTACTTCGAGATTTTGCTGGCGGAGACAATTCAAAAGTCCATATCGTTAATGCAAATAGCGAAATCAAAAAAATCCTCTCTATCTCCAATTTTGAACAGCTCTTCGCGATCGACTAG
- a CDS encoding ATP-binding SpoIIE family protein phosphatase, translating into MNILIAEDNFTDRLILRKLVEAQGHHVVEAENGFIALERIEESLPDIILLDAMMPELDGFEVAQRVKANYPAHYIPIIFITSLSENDSFVKCIESGGDDFFTKPFNKVILQAKISAFQRAKNLYETVIKQKQEIEFHTEHLIQEQQVAKKIFDNIAHKGALAEPYIQYAVSPMSIFNGDILLAAKRPLGGINVFLGDFTGHGLPASIGAMPASDIFFGMTAKGFELYEIVQELNSRLHAILPTGFFCCGLMAEIDFEESSLKLWNGGLPDAYILDKKSGEVQELPSNHLPLGILSEEQFKINLDVRSFEHGQSLFVYSDGVIEAENAEGELFGRDRLLVALCESVTEGRGFSTVKKAIKSFVGEMEQGDDITYIEVKNHEELNYESFNQVAGHFHISGPSDSSFVLTLGPESLKSFNPLPALSQHLMEIGSLRSYRTQVLTILTELYSNSFEHGVLGLSSELKKSADGFAEYYRQREKRIKELSDGYVKISMEHENIERGGRLVIEVCDSGDGFDYNKLQNSFDEKYLSGRGYPLINQLAESIEFFDNGSRVKVVYKWQVEEV; encoded by the coding sequence GTGAATATTCTAATCGCTGAGGACAATTTCACGGATCGGTTGATTTTAAGAAAACTTGTTGAGGCGCAAGGTCATCACGTTGTAGAAGCAGAAAACGGCTTTATTGCATTAGAACGCATCGAGGAATCTCTACCTGACATTATTTTGCTCGATGCGATGATGCCGGAGTTGGATGGTTTCGAAGTCGCACAAAGGGTCAAAGCAAACTATCCAGCCCATTATATCCCAATTATTTTTATCACATCGTTATCTGAAAATGATTCATTCGTTAAATGCATCGAGTCTGGCGGTGATGACTTTTTTACCAAGCCCTTTAACAAAGTAATTTTGCAAGCCAAAATTTCTGCATTTCAGCGAGCTAAAAATCTATACGAGACGGTCATCAAACAAAAGCAAGAGATTGAGTTTCATACCGAACATTTGATTCAAGAGCAGCAAGTTGCAAAAAAGATCTTCGATAATATTGCCCATAAAGGAGCTCTAGCCGAACCCTATATACAATACGCAGTCTCACCAATGTCAATTTTTAATGGTGACATATTGCTTGCAGCAAAGCGTCCTTTGGGCGGAATTAATGTTTTTCTTGGTGACTTCACCGGACATGGTTTACCCGCATCTATTGGTGCAATGCCCGCGAGTGATATTTTTTTTGGAATGACGGCTAAAGGATTCGAGCTCTATGAAATTGTGCAAGAGTTAAACTCCAGATTACATGCAATCTTACCAACGGGCTTCTTCTGCTGTGGTTTAATGGCAGAAATTGATTTCGAAGAAAGCAGTTTGAAACTTTGGAATGGTGGTCTCCCAGACGCTTATATTTTGGATAAAAAAAGCGGTGAAGTACAAGAGTTACCATCCAACCATTTACCATTGGGGATATTGTCAGAAGAACAGTTTAAGATAAATTTAGATGTAAGAAGCTTTGAACATGGCCAGAGCTTATTTGTTTACTCTGATGGAGTTATAGAAGCTGAAAATGCTGAAGGCGAGCTTTTTGGAAGAGATAGGTTGCTTGTTGCTTTATGCGAATCAGTAACGGAAGGTCGCGGATTCTCCACCGTTAAAAAGGCCATTAAATCCTTCGTCGGAGAGATGGAGCAGGGTGATGATATTACCTACATCGAAGTAAAGAATCACGAAGAACTTAATTATGAATCTTTTAATCAGGTTGCTGGACATTTTCACATTTCAGGGCCCAGTGATTCTTCATTTGTTCTTACATTAGGACCAGAGTCGTTAAAAAGTTTTAACCCCTTACCGGCGCTTTCTCAGCATTTAATGGAGATAGGCAGCTTACGCAGCTATCGAACGCAAGTTTTAACCATCTTAACCGAGCTGTACTCAAACAGTTTTGAACACGGTGTTTTAGGTTTAAGTTCAGAACTGAAAAAGTCGGCTGACGGATTTGCTGAATATTATCGGCAGCGTGAAAAGAGAATCAAAGAATTATCTGATGGTTATGTCAAGATCAGCATGGAACATGAGAACATTGAAAGAGGTGGGCGGTTAGTTATTGAAGTTTGCGATAGTGGTGATGGGTTTGATTACAACAAACTGCAAAATAGCTTTGATGAAAAATATTTGAGTGGAAGAGGTTATCCACTGATCAACCAGTTAGCTGAGTCAATAGAGTTCTTCGATAATGGTAGTCGTGTAAAAGTCGTTTACAAATGGCAAGTTGAAGAAGTTTAA
- a CDS encoding Hpt domain-containing protein, translated as MRETLEQLKELLGADFGELVSAFDIDNRQHLSNLRQAIVESDADTVAREAHSIKGASSNLGALELAEKCQLLESAGKANDLSGADDLLDQIEQLFEQAVSIIRSV; from the coding sequence ATGAGAGAGACCTTAGAACAGTTAAAAGAGTTACTTGGTGCCGACTTTGGTGAGCTTGTGAGCGCTTTTGATATTGATAATCGGCAACATTTAAGTAACCTTCGACAAGCGATTGTTGAATCAGATGCAGATACCGTTGCTCGCGAAGCTCATAGTATCAAAGGGGCAAGTAGTAATTTAGGTGCCTTGGAACTGGCCGAGAAGTGTCAACTACTCGAAAGTGCAGGAAAAGCCAATGATCTTTCGGGGGCTGACGATCTTTTAGATCAGATTGAGCAGCTTTTTGAACAAGCCGTCAGTATTATTCGATCGGTTTAG
- a CDS encoding flagellar hook-length control protein FliK, whose protein sequence is MANIISQIFDTNRSNQSASESSLSTRGSSVGDANSLKFREYLTSNQKSVAIEYSATVAADGEFEGSSGNDFINKVIFENGKSLPLEQLERLLDNDSGKGKAFAEQIALEQESVSELQVGSSTLQSGDAASELLTEIDDAELLNGINLTSKGEVSVSSDGLSGQINLPIHTKEFTHLKDSAQSKEIIQNKEAIQNKGALAESLTPSGLFPLNSKLKDVSIQNIDGYKAGASQIGQAFFNQLEVKTQPGEKTSLVGLREMLEKASSDSGKLSNNPRQLVDGISLDKQTINEAMRKKEVFEQIIRSATESSIKSTQATDEATKPSNFTDPLNSFMAAKDPSASATKTVAPLAAPIVLHQKGWQGNFSQMVNWMSAKGIEQAEIQLDPKELGPLTLRVSHNQGDVQVVVQAQHAQTRDLFEMNQDRLREMLLQQGINLSQFDVKQNNSQHREGDSNSESFTEQPSGSVDEISEQRSMSTIKPQGLLDLFA, encoded by the coding sequence GTGGCAAACATAATCAGCCAAATTTTTGATACAAATCGCAGCAATCAGAGCGCCAGTGAGTCGTCATTGAGTACGCGTGGCTCTTCTGTCGGGGATGCTAACTCTTTGAAATTTAGAGAGTATTTAACTTCGAATCAAAAAAGCGTTGCAATAGAGTACTCAGCAACGGTAGCGGCCGATGGAGAGTTTGAAGGGAGCTCTGGTAATGATTTTATCAATAAAGTCATTTTTGAAAACGGCAAATCCTTGCCGTTGGAGCAGTTAGAACGGTTGTTGGATAATGATAGTGGCAAGGGTAAAGCTTTTGCCGAACAAATTGCATTAGAGCAAGAGTCTGTTTCTGAGCTGCAAGTGGGCTCATCCACTCTTCAAAGTGGTGACGCGGCGAGTGAACTTTTAACCGAGATAGATGATGCAGAGCTACTTAACGGGATAAACTTAACATCGAAAGGCGAGGTTAGTGTCTCGTCCGACGGTTTAAGCGGTCAAATTAACCTTCCAATTCATACTAAAGAGTTCACCCATCTTAAAGACTCGGCTCAAAGTAAAGAGATTATTCAAAACAAAGAGGCAATTCAAAACAAAGGCGCTTTAGCTGAATCTTTAACGCCTTCGGGTTTGTTCCCGTTGAATAGTAAGTTGAAGGATGTATCTATTCAAAATATAGATGGTTACAAAGCCGGTGCTAGTCAGATCGGTCAGGCATTCTTTAATCAGCTTGAAGTAAAAACACAACCAGGCGAGAAAACATCACTCGTCGGGTTACGTGAAATGCTTGAAAAAGCTTCATCAGATTCTGGCAAATTGAGCAATAATCCTCGACAACTCGTCGATGGTATTTCTCTTGATAAACAAACAATCAATGAAGCGATGCGAAAAAAGGAAGTGTTTGAGCAGATTATTCGCTCGGCCACTGAGTCTTCAATTAAATCAACTCAAGCCACTGATGAAGCGACAAAGCCTTCTAATTTCACCGATCCTCTGAATTCATTCATGGCAGCGAAGGATCCGTCGGCTTCAGCGACCAAGACCGTGGCTCCATTGGCCGCGCCAATCGTTTTACATCAAAAGGGCTGGCAAGGAAACTTTAGTCAAATGGTTAACTGGATGAGTGCTAAAGGCATTGAACAGGCAGAGATACAGCTGGACCCTAAAGAGTTAGGACCATTGACCTTAAGAGTTTCGCATAATCAAGGCGATGTTCAAGTCGTCGTGCAAGCGCAACATGCTCAAACTCGAGATCTGTTCGAAATGAATCAAGATCGACTACGAGAAATGCTTTTGCAGCAAGGAATTAATCTGTCGCAGTTTGACGTGAAGCAGAATAATTCACAACACCGAGAAGGTGATTCTAATTCAGAGAGTTTCACCGAGCAGCCAAGCGGCAGTGTTGATGAGATAAGTGAGCAACGCTCAATGTCGACCATTAAGCCACAAGGACTGCTCGACCTATTCGCCTAA
- a CDS encoding flagellar basal body-associated FliL family protein, with the protein MAEEEQELELDVEEKGGKGKLIIIIAAAVVLIGGGIAAWLFLGGDDEPVQEEVSEEQQQEPEKGPAIYVGVPEAIISPLSGNSRNRMVQIKVSFVVRSPESEDVVKKHMPRLKNDLLTLVSGANADEIITPEGRQKLQQDCLKTAQQTMVTLEGAEHIEKVLFVSFVMQ; encoded by the coding sequence ATGGCTGAAGAAGAACAAGAATTAGAGTTGGATGTTGAAGAGAAAGGGGGCAAAGGAAAGCTCATTATTATCATTGCAGCTGCCGTCGTTTTGATCGGCGGAGGCATAGCGGCTTGGTTGTTTCTTGGTGGAGATGATGAGCCTGTGCAAGAAGAGGTGAGTGAAGAACAGCAACAAGAGCCCGAAAAGGGCCCTGCCATATACGTGGGTGTTCCTGAAGCGATTATTTCTCCGTTATCTGGAAATTCTCGAAATCGAATGGTGCAAATTAAAGTGAGCTTTGTCGTGCGCTCCCCTGAGTCTGAAGATGTCGTTAAAAAGCATATGCCACGGTTAAAGAATGACTTGCTCACTTTGGTTAGCGGCGCTAATGCTGATGAAATTATTACCCCAGAAGGTCGACAGAAACTTCAGCAAGATTGTCTGAAAACGGCGCAGCAAACCATGGTCACTCTTGAGGGAGCTGAGCATATTGAGAAAGTTTTATTCGTTAGCTTTGTGATGCAATAG
- the fliM gene encoding flagellar motor switch protein FliM: protein MVTDLLSQDEIDALLHGVDDGDIEVDETASAPGEATPYDFTSQDRIVRGRMPTLEMINERFARHMRISLFNLMRRSADISINGIQMIKFGEYVHSLFVPTSLNMVRIRPLRGTALFTLEAKLVFILVDNFFGGDGRFHAKIEGREFTPTERRIIQILLEQSFIDLKEAWSPVMKVDFEYMDSEVNPALATIVSPSEVVVVCSFHIELDGGGGNFHVTMPYSMIEPIREKLDAGVQSDRDDVDSRWTEALREEVMSAEVELNSTLLHKQVTLKEVMKFKAGDIIPIELPEKVVVDVGGLPSFRAKYGQSKDKAALQIIEQIPRGHITRALIEDISDD, encoded by the coding sequence ATGGTTACTGATTTATTAAGTCAAGATGAAATAGATGCATTACTCCATGGAGTCGATGACGGTGACATTGAAGTTGATGAAACGGCGTCAGCGCCTGGTGAGGCAACGCCTTACGATTTTACTTCACAAGATCGTATTGTCCGTGGAAGGATGCCGACGCTTGAAATGATCAACGAGCGATTCGCGAGACACATGCGCATTAGTTTATTTAACCTAATGCGTCGTAGTGCTGACATTTCAATTAATGGAATTCAAATGATCAAGTTTGGTGAATATGTTCATAGCTTGTTCGTTCCTACTTCTCTCAATATGGTCCGTATCCGTCCATTAAGGGGAACGGCACTTTTCACTCTAGAAGCCAAATTAGTTTTCATTTTAGTTGACAACTTCTTCGGTGGAGACGGTCGTTTTCACGCAAAAATTGAAGGTCGAGAATTTACTCCGACGGAACGCCGTATCATCCAAATTTTACTGGAACAATCATTCATTGACTTAAAAGAAGCATGGTCTCCTGTGATGAAAGTCGACTTCGAGTATATGGACTCAGAAGTTAACCCGGCACTGGCAACCATTGTTAGTCCATCTGAAGTGGTTGTGGTTTGTAGCTTTCATATCGAGCTAGACGGAGGCGGCGGTAATTTTCATGTAACCATGCCTTACTCCATGATAGAGCCCATTCGCGAAAAGTTAGATGCTGGTGTTCAAAGTGATAGAGATGATGTTGATTCGCGTTGGACCGAAGCATTACGAGAAGAGGTGATGAGTGCTGAAGTTGAATTAAACTCAACCTTGTTGCACAAACAAGTCACTTTGAAAGAAGTTATGAAGTTTAAAGCCGGCGATATCATCCCAATTGAATTGCCCGAAAAAGTCGTGGTTGATGTTGGCGGTCTTCCATCATTCCGTGCGAAATATGGGCAGTCAAAAGATAAAGCGGCGTTACAAATCATTGAGCAAATACCAAGAGGGCACATCACCCGAGCATTAATTGAGGATATAAGTGATGACTGA
- the fliN gene encoding flagellar motor switch protein FliN, with the protein MTEENDVNQDEMADEWAAAMAEQDDTESAPLENLKDEGKPLNNENLDVILEIPVTLSMEVGRTNIAIRNLLQLNQGSVVELDRLAGEPLDVLVNGTLIAHGEVVVVNEKYGIRLTDVMSPSERIKKLK; encoded by the coding sequence ATGACTGAAGAAAATGATGTGAATCAGGATGAAATGGCTGATGAATGGGCTGCTGCTATGGCAGAACAAGATGACACAGAGTCCGCTCCCTTGGAGAATTTAAAGGACGAAGGTAAGCCTTTAAATAATGAGAACCTGGATGTGATTCTCGAAATTCCTGTGACGCTTTCGATGGAAGTGGGCCGAACCAACATTGCCATTCGTAACTTATTGCAATTGAATCAAGGTTCTGTCGTGGAGCTCGATCGACTTGCTGGAGAGCCATTAGACGTTTTGGTTAATGGAACCTTGATTGCTCATGGCGAAGTGGTCGTTGTTAATGAGAAGTACGGCATTCGTTTGACCGATGTGATGAGCCCAAGTGAACGCATTAAAAAGTTAAAATAA
- the fliO gene encoding flagellar biosynthetic protein FliO — translation MMKLAFYTFAFLVTTPLFSASETKATVPSASNSLMSVGVALLFILLVIFACAWLLRKLSGQNLGRNSLIKLKSSFMLGAKERLIVVEVDGKVLLLGVTAQNISKIEELSTDCLEQSESAQRPTFQEAFKSQLKKAMGKSDDV, via the coding sequence ATGATGAAACTTGCCTTCTACACGTTCGCTTTTTTAGTTACTACGCCGTTATTTTCTGCATCAGAGACGAAGGCAACGGTTCCTTCGGCGTCTAATTCATTGATGTCAGTCGGTGTAGCATTACTGTTTATTTTATTAGTGATTTTCGCGTGTGCTTGGCTACTACGAAAGTTAAGTGGTCAAAACCTTGGTCGTAACAGCTTAATCAAACTTAAGTCCAGTTTTATGCTAGGCGCAAAAGAGCGTTTGATTGTTGTTGAAGTAGATGGAAAGGTTTTATTACTTGGCGTGACGGCTCAGAATATTTCAAAAATTGAAGAACTATCGACTGACTGTTTAGAGCAATCAGAGAGTGCTCAGCGTCCGACCTTTCAAGAGGCATTTAAAAGTCAGCTAAAAAAAGCGATGGGGAAATCTGATGATGTCTAA
- the fliP gene encoding flagellar type III secretion system pore protein FliP (The bacterial flagellar biogenesis protein FliP forms a type III secretion system (T3SS)-type pore required for flagellar assembly.) gives MMSKLSKAFLVICIFFALPAFAQQTSGILPAVKMVTTPEGAQEYSVTLQILILMTLLTFLPAIVIMMTSFIRISVVFAILRQALGLQQTPSNQILIGLTLFLSLFIMAPVINQVNDEAIQPYLNEQLTSTQALEIAKGPFREFMLAQVRENDLMMFADIAEHAIQPGQYDDVPFTILVPAFITSELKTAFQIGFLIFIPFLVIDLVIASILMAMGMMMLSPMIVSLPFKIMLFVLIDGWALIVGTLANSFG, from the coding sequence ATGATGTCTAAGTTGAGCAAAGCGTTTTTGGTCATTTGCATCTTCTTTGCTTTACCGGCCTTTGCGCAGCAGACCTCTGGAATTTTACCTGCGGTGAAAATGGTAACGACACCCGAAGGTGCTCAAGAATACTCGGTAACGTTACAAATTCTGATATTGATGACATTGCTGACGTTTTTACCAGCCATTGTCATTATGATGACCAGCTTTATAAGAATTTCTGTGGTGTTTGCGATTTTACGACAAGCACTGGGCCTACAACAAACACCATCAAATCAAATATTAATTGGGCTAACTTTATTCTTAAGCTTATTTATTATGGCGCCAGTCATTAATCAAGTAAATGACGAAGCCATTCAGCCTTATTTAAACGAACAATTAACCTCGACTCAAGCGCTAGAAATTGCAAAAGGGCCTTTTCGTGAATTTATGTTAGCGCAAGTGAGAGAAAATGATTTGATGATGTTTGCTGACATAGCCGAGCATGCCATACAACCGGGCCAGTATGACGACGTACCTTTTACGATATTGGTTCCTGCGTTTATTACTAGTGAGCTAAAAACCGCTTTCCAAATTGGGTTTCTAATTTTTATTCCATTTCTTGTTATCGACCTTGTTATCGCGAGTATCTTAATGGCGATGGGTATGATGATGTTGTCGCCGATGATTGTCTCGTTGCCATTCAAGATTATGTTATTTGTGTTAATTGATGGTTGGGCGCTTATTGTTGGTACATTAGCAAATAGTTTTGGGTGA
- the fliQ gene encoding flagellar biosynthesis protein FliQ: MTPEIVVDVFSQAFGLVILLAGFILLPGLVIGLIIAIFQAATSINEQTLTFLPRLLVTLLTLSFLGHWMVGNLVEFATTLYNSIPELIG; encoded by the coding sequence ATGACTCCAGAAATTGTTGTTGATGTTTTTAGTCAGGCATTTGGTTTAGTGATTTTACTGGCAGGTTTTATTTTATTGCCAGGGCTAGTGATCGGGTTAATCATTGCTATATTCCAAGCGGCAACCAGTATTAATGAACAAACGTTAACCTTCTTACCCCGTTTACTCGTCACATTATTGACGCTGTCATTTCTTGGGCACTGGATGGTAGGCAACTTAGTGGAGTTTGCTACCACACTTTACAACAGTATTCCTGAGCTGATTGGATAA
- the fliR gene encoding flagellar biosynthetic protein FliR — translation MVVEFAAINDWLAQYILSFCRISGMLMAMVIIGTRAVNPRVRLFLALTITVVAAPMIKASFAVDLFSLSAVFHIVLQTLIGVAIGFISRIVFETFVVAGQVIAMQTGLGFASLVDQNTGVSVPTLGQMFVMMATLIFLAIDGHLKLIEIIVMSFETLPINESEYFFINLNRLIEWTSLMFSTAFMMVLSAIVALLVMNLSLGVMTRSAPQLNIFAVGFPIMTVVGMTIIWFLLKSFLPHFIAQIEQGQSLACELLFTEC, via the coding sequence ATGGTCGTTGAATTCGCAGCTATCAATGACTGGTTAGCACAGTATATTTTATCTTTTTGCCGAATTTCTGGAATGCTCATGGCAATGGTGATTATTGGCACTCGTGCGGTTAATCCTCGAGTTAGACTTTTTCTAGCACTAACCATCACCGTGGTTGCAGCACCGATGATTAAAGCAAGTTTTGCAGTCGATTTATTCAGCTTATCAGCGGTTTTCCATATTGTTCTACAGACACTGATCGGTGTCGCTATTGGTTTTATTTCTCGTATTGTGTTCGAGACCTTTGTGGTCGCCGGACAAGTCATTGCGATGCAAACTGGCCTGGGTTTTGCTTCATTAGTTGATCAGAATACCGGCGTCAGTGTTCCGACGCTTGGTCAAATGTTTGTAATGATGGCGACACTTATTTTTCTAGCCATTGATGGACACTTAAAATTAATCGAAATAATAGTTATGAGCTTTGAAACATTGCCAATCAACGAATCTGAGTACTTCTTTATCAACCTGAATAGATTGATAGAGTGGACGTCACTGATGTTTTCTACTGCTTTTATGATGGTGTTGTCAGCGATTGTTGCTTTGCTCGTAATGAATTTAAGCTTGGGTGTTATGACGCGATCCGCTCCACAGCTTAACATTTTTGCAGTGGGTTTCCCGATCATGACCGTCGTCGGTATGACGATAATCTGGTTTTTATTAAAAAGCTTCTTGCCTCACTTTATTGCTCAGATTGAGCAGGGGCAATCTCTAGCTTGTGAACTGTTATTCACGGAGTGTTAG
- the flhB gene encoding flagellar biosynthesis protein FlhB: MAENDSGERSEEATPRRLQKAKERGQVPRSKELTTALVLLTSPLALMMSSSEIAKGFDSIRKLTLSLDRSKIFDTKFMFYALGESMLAVFSSLIVFFVAVFLVSLFAPMLLGGMSVSAEAIAPKGNRMSPMSGFKRMFGTNAAMELAKAIGKFALIAAFSYWVIESNILNYFMLGRSTPEREVVSAINYILAALLMVSAPLILIAMIDVPFQMWNHAKQLKMTKQEIKDEYKETEGKPEVKGKIRQTQRELAHRRMMEAVPDADVVVTNPEHFSVALKYDQLAGGAPVVVAKGADQIAFNIRKVAKAHDVVIMEAPPLARALFHTTKLDQEIPQELYLAVAQVLAYVMQLHEYKKGRAKRPKTINEFPIPDSMKY, encoded by the coding sequence ATGGCCGAGAATGATAGTGGAGAACGTTCCGAAGAGGCCACGCCCAGGCGACTCCAAAAAGCGAAAGAGCGTGGGCAAGTTCCTCGATCGAAAGAGTTGACGACCGCATTGGTTTTGTTGACAAGTCCGTTAGCATTAATGATGTCATCTTCTGAGATCGCAAAAGGTTTTGACTCTATTCGGAAGTTAACGCTCTCATTAGACCGCTCAAAAATATTCGATACAAAGTTTATGTTTTATGCGCTTGGTGAAAGTATGTTGGCTGTTTTCTCTTCACTGATAGTCTTTTTTGTGGCCGTGTTTTTAGTGTCACTGTTTGCTCCAATGTTGCTTGGTGGAATGTCAGTAAGTGCAGAAGCCATCGCACCTAAGGGTAATCGTATGTCGCCGATGTCTGGATTTAAACGTATGTTTGGAACCAATGCAGCAATGGAGCTAGCGAAAGCAATCGGAAAATTCGCATTAATCGCCGCTTTTTCTTATTGGGTGATTGAGTCGAATATTTTGAATTATTTTATGTTAGGTCGTTCAACGCCTGAGCGAGAAGTGGTCAGTGCAATTAATTATATTTTGGCTGCGTTATTGATGGTTTCTGCACCGTTAATTTTGATCGCCATGATTGATGTGCCATTTCAAATGTGGAATCACGCGAAACAGTTAAAAATGACCAAGCAAGAAATAAAAGACGAGTACAAAGAGACTGAAGGGAAGCCCGAGGTAAAAGGGAAAATTCGACAAACACAACGTGAACTTGCTCACCGTAGAATGATGGAAGCAGTGCCGGATGCTGACGTTGTTGTTACCAACCCTGAGCATTTCTCAGTCGCGTTAAAGTATGATCAGTTAGCAGGTGGTGCGCCGGTAGTCGTGGCTAAAGGTGCCGATCAAATTGCATTCAATATTCGTAAAGTCGCCAAAGCCCACGATGTGGTCATTATGGAAGCGCCTCCATTGGCACGAGCGTTATTTCATACTACGAAACTCGACCAAGAAATACCGCAAGAACTTTATCTCGCTGTGGCGCAGGTGCTTGCCTACGTGATGCAGCTGCATGAATATAAGAAAGGCCGTGCTAAACGTCCTAAAACCATCAATGAATTTCCAATTCCCGACTCGATGAAATATTAG